In a genomic window of Chaetodon trifascialis isolate fChaTrf1 chromosome 8, fChaTrf1.hap1, whole genome shotgun sequence:
- the lad1 gene encoding ladinin-1: protein MTVRRLARQWTREDEEEVEREKRRRVKSAGEPDVDFSSTPGETPTEDSTSGTDSTREMSQGLSSVEQIQLDFVEMLRVRDEKRRMRHVETLRQQKEAEKDAAEACGEGGARVELLGDLDEDQGGVFPSVKATSKPQPPPKRASPINSSRNSSSSSSTDITNRQHENGESSGKNPEPKPTSNPARKFVSSVSISLDNSASTSRCTTPMSPRSPLAPLSPREHWPSPCQSPSPRGPQSPIQNGHTQESSVNGSPSNNGNFEQTTKPAFIKHSSRTVSFRMIRKKEEESTSLQRSASMRMGSGKFDSNTDPNEDEDKASSFQRNSRQRTSSRSIQEKMERLAHAAQKSEVTRSTDVTQRTLFLLDEVSRKRGLFEKEQPAACPTSPGVSRQEFRSFTSGMSDRISRWLNKTNQSGSSHSPADLRHVDITSKKSLFESIGGETKNSPGKIYK, encoded by the exons ATGACTGTCCGCAGACTAGCGCGCCAGTGGACGAgggaggacgaagaggaggtggagagggagaagaggaggagggtgaagagCGCCGGTGAACCCGATGTTGACTTTAGCTCAACACCCGGAGAGACGCCCACTGAGGATAGCACCTCAGGGACAGACTCCACACGTGAGATGTCCCAGGGGCTCAGCAG tgtggaGCAGATACAGCTGGATTTTGTGGAGATGCTGCGCGTCCGTGATGAAAAGCGGAGGATGAGGCACGTGGAGACGCTGAGGCAAcagaaggaggcagagaaggatgcagcagaggcctgtggagaaggaggagccAGGGTGGAGCTACTGGGGGACTTGGATGAGGACCAGGGTGGTGTGTTCCCCTCTGTGAAAGCCACATCCAAACCACAACCACCCCCCAAGAGAGCCAGTCccatcaacagcagcaggaacagcagcagcagcagcagcactgataTCACAAACAGACAA cacGAAAATGGAGAATCATCGGGCAAAAACCCTGAACCCAAGCCAACGTCCAACCCGGCTCGCAAGTTTGTCAG TTCTGTCTCCATCTCACTCGACAACAGCGCCTCCACCAGCAGGTGCACAACTCCCATGAGCCCTCGCTCTCCGTTGGCACCCTTGTCCCCTCGAGAACACTGGCCCTCGCCTTGCCAGAGTCCCTCTCCGAGGGGACCTCAAAGCCCCATTCAGAATGGACACACGCAGGAG TCCAGTGTGAATGGCTCTCCCTCCAACAACGGCAACTTTGAACAGACGACCAAACCTGCGTTCATCAAACACAGCTCCAGGACTGTATCTTTCAGG ATGATtaggaagaaagaggaggagagtaCGTCGCTGCAGAGGAG TGCGAGTATGAGAATGGGCTCTGGGAAGTTTGACTCCAATACA GACccaaatgaagatgaagacaagGCATCATCTTTCCAGAGAAA CTCTAGGCAGAGGACTTCATCAAGGTCCATccaggagaagatggagagactGGCTCATGCTGCACAG AAGTCTGAGGTGACACGATCTACAGATGTGACCCAGAGGACCCTGTTTCTGCTGGACGAGGTGTCCAGGAAGCGAGGCCTCTTTGAGAAGGAGCAGCCGGCGGCGTGCCCTACCAGCCCGGGAGTTTCCAGACAG GAATTTAGGAGCTTCACATCAGGAATGTCAGACCGGATCAGCCGCTGGCTCAACAAGACCAACCAGTCTGGGTCTTCACACAGTCCTGCT GACTTGAGACATGTGGACATCACCAGTAAGAAGAGCCTGTTTGAGAGCATTGGGGGAGAAACCAAAAACAGCCCTGGAAAAATCTACAAGTGA
- the tnnt2a gene encoding troponin T type 2a (cardiac) isoform X1 — MPNLIPPKIPDGEKVDFDDIHRKRMEKDLMELQTLIEVHFESRKKEEEELINLKERIEKRRSERAEQHRIRSEREKERQKRLEDERARKEEEEAKRRAEDDAKKKKTLTSLHFGGYMQKLTEKRSGKRQTEREKKKKILSERRKSLDIENLNQDRLKDKAKELWEWMYQLEAEKFELQNQFTKQKYEINVLRNRVSDHQKTSKRTKRGLRK; from the exons ATGCCCAACCTCATCCCCCCTAAAATCCCAGATGGAGAGAAGGTGGATTTTGAT GATATACATCGTAAAAGGATGGAGAAGGACCTGATGGAGCTTCAGACTTTGATTGAAGTTCACTTTGAGagcagaaagaaggaagaagaagagctcaTTAATCTTAAGGAGAGGATT GAGAAACGCCGTTCAGAgcgagcagagcagcacagaatccgcagcgagagagagaaagagcgacaGAAACGTCTCGAG GATGAGAGAGCTcgcaaggaggaggaggaggcaaagaggagagcagaggatgatgccaagaagaagaaaaccctCACCAGCCTCCACTTTGGAGGCTACATGCAGAAGTTG acagaaaaacgGAGCGGTAAGAGGCAGACTGagcgagagaagaagaagaagatcctgAGTGAAAGACGCAAATCTCTGGATATTGAGAACTTGAACCAGGACAGACTCAA GGACAAAGCTAAAGAGCTGTGGGAGTGGATGTACCAGCTGGAGGCAGAGAAGTTTGAACTGCAGAATCAGTTCACCAAACAGAAatatgag ATCAATGTGCTGAGAAACCGTGTCAGCGACCATCAGAAAAC ATCCAAGAGGACCAAAAGAGGCCTTAGGAAATAG
- the tnnt2a gene encoding troponin T type 2a (cardiac) isoform X2 — protein MSDNEEVVEEYEEEVEEEEAAEEAVQEEDKPAAEEETKGEQDGDGEAEEGEEEEAKPKFKPFIMPNLIPPKIPDGEKVDFDDIHRKRMEKDLMELQTLIEVHFESRKKEEEELINLKERIEKRRSERAEQHRIRSEREKERQKRLEDERARKEEEEAKRRAEDDAKKKKTLTSLHFGGYMQKLTEKRSGKRQTEREKKKKILSERRKSLDIENLNQDRLKDKAKELWEWMYQLEAEKFELQNQFTKQKYEINVLRNRVSDHQKTSKRTKRGLRK, from the exons ATGTCTGACAacgaggaggtggtggaggagtaTGAGGA GGAGGTGGAAG aagaggaggctgctgaAG AGGCCGTGCAGGAAGAGGACaaacctgctgcagaggaggagaccaAGGGAGAACAAG ATGGAGACggggaagcagaggagggagaag aggaggaggccaaaCCAAAATTCAA GCCATTTATCATGCCCAACCTCATCCCCCCTAAAATCCCAGATGGAGAGAAGGTGGATTTTGAT GATATACATCGTAAAAGGATGGAGAAGGACCTGATGGAGCTTCAGACTTTGATTGAAGTTCACTTTGAGagcagaaagaaggaagaagaagagctcaTTAATCTTAAGGAGAGGATT GAGAAACGCCGTTCAGAgcgagcagagcagcacagaatccgcagcgagagagagaaagagcgacaGAAACGTCTCGAG GATGAGAGAGCTcgcaaggaggaggaggaggcaaagaggagagcagaggatgatgccaagaagaagaaaaccctCACCAGCCTCCACTTTGGAGGCTACATGCAGAAGTTG acagaaaaacgGAGCGGTAAGAGGCAGACTGagcgagagaagaagaagaagatcctgAGTGAAAGACGCAAATCTCTGGATATTGAGAACTTGAACCAGGACAGACTCAA GGACAAAGCTAAAGAGCTGTGGGAGTGGATGTACCAGCTGGAGGCAGAGAAGTTTGAACTGCAGAATCAGTTCACCAAACAGAAatatgag ATCAATGTGCTGAGAAACCGTGTCAGCGACCATCAGAAAAC ATCCAAGAGGACCAAAAGAGGCCTTAGGAAATAG
- the tnni1a gene encoding troponin I, slow skeletal muscle: protein MLSMQRKPKISASRKLMLKSLMVAKAKEELEQEILVKEEEKQKYLAERAPPLNTSGMSLAQLQDLCRELHIKVDVVDEERYDIEAKVMLNTREIKDLNIKVLDLRGKFKRPNLRRVRVSADAILRSLLGSKHKVSMDLRANLKSVKKEDTEKKRPVEDSDWRKNVEAMSGMEGRKKMFDAAKGPAQ, encoded by the exons ATGTTGTCCATGCAGAGGAAACCAAAGATCTCAGCTTCACGGAAGCTGATGCTCAAG AGTCTGATGGTGGCAAAGGCCAAGGAGGAATTGGAACAAGAAATCCTGgttaaagaggaggagaaacagaagtaTCTGGCAGAGAGAGCTCCTCCTCTGAACACCAGCGGCATGAGCCTTGCACAGCTACAG GATCTCTGCAGAGAGCTCCACATCAAGGTAGATGTGGTAGATGAGGAGCGATATGACATTGAAGCCAAAGTCATGCTTAACACACGTGAG ATTAAAGACCTGAACATAAAGGTGCTGGACCTCAGGGGGAAATTCAAGAGGCCTAATCTCCGACGTGTTCGTGTGTCTGCTGACGCCATCCTTCGCTCGTTGCTGGGCTCCAAACACAAAGTCTCCATGGACCTCCGGGCCAACCTCAAGTCTGTCAAAAAAGAAGACACTGAGAAG AAGAGGCCAGTTGAAGACAGTGACTGGAGGAAGAATGTGGAGGCCATGtcagggatggagggaaggaagaagaTGTTCGATGCTGCTAAGGGTCCTGCCCAGTGA
- the LOC139334880 gene encoding plakophilin-1, which yields MMAPEPLKSAMTSIGADDTSLALPSDDKLRSGQQRVLDQVHTIKRSKSKHGKSGSLSPSPTSLIPKTLTTYDFGSFKFAPSKVNGTLSRVSSTMSAGYNKSFFSQKSRTLSSRTTGGRHVSTSGVWESQINASTWPKSPSGLKPSRSDPALAAPFSPPPAPATIMRARGQTVQSQQSLQSRVNRQSVYSMTNGSVMTNSQTRMIGPPSAQSQTDGRMGTIKISKTEHQSAVNSAVNSAVTTPDLTLKEALEYLSHPEENYQQCGATFIQHTTFKEEHSKQEVFRLGGIPTLVSLLRSPNPGVSQAAAGALRNLVFKHQDNKLEVQHCGGIAKALQLLKETDSTETQKQITGLLWNLSSADELKGELIATALPALTENVVVPFTCWSDSSANNNIHPDVFYSATGCLRNLSCTQQKERQAMRECRGLIDSLMSYIQSCVAEENPDDKSVENCTCILHNLTYQLETEYPQCFSMFQPKTDSQNGNKKSPTIGCFSPKSNKAQKQFSFDRAQGILENSVPSGVNWLCHPTAMQTYLSLLGSSQKDATLEASCGALQNLTASKGPASSVMSQILVQKLGALVHMTPLLKSPNRSLQKTAMSLLGNMSRNSSLQTSMAKQMLPELTSLLSNPREMGNSDETIATACSTVRSLMLADTEISKKVLKGELVSSLADLSENGSFPKGSKAASLLLYSLWNDKNLQGVVKKLGISKSLFINDNTTAAHRSVQVIE from the exons GCCTGATCCCCAAGACTCTGACAACATATGACTTTGGATCCTTCAAGTTTGCTCCATCCAAAGTAAATGGCACCTTAAGCCGTGTCAGCTCCACAATGTCAGCAGGCTACAACAAATCG TTTTTTAGTCAGAAGAGTCGCACTCTATCCAGTAGAACCACAGGAGGAAGACATGTCAGCACCTCGGGCGTGTGGGAATCTCAAATCAACGCTTCCACCTGGCCCAAGAGTCCCAGTGGGCTGAAACCCAGTCGCAGTGACCCCGCCTTGGCTGCTCCgttttctcctccacctgcGCCTGCAACTATTATG AGAGCCAGAGGGCAGACTGTCCAAAGCCAGCAGAGCCTGCAGAGTCGAGTGAATAGACAGAGTGTCTATTCCATGACCAACGGCTCTGTGATGACCAACAGCCAGACACGCATGATCGGGCCGCCCTCTGCCCAGTCTCAAACTGATGGCAGGATGGGTACCATCAAAATATCCAAGACAGAGCATCAATCAGC GGTGAACAGTGCGGTGAACAGCGCGGTGACCACTCCAGACTTGACCCTAAAGGAGGCTCTAGAGTACCTGTCTCACCCTGAAGAGAATTACCAGCAGTGTGGAGCCACCTTCATCCAGCACACCACCTTCAAAGAGGAGCATTCCAAGCAGGAG GTGTTCCGGCTAGGAGGTATCCCCACTTTGGTGAGCCTGCTGCGGAGCCCCAACCCCGGGGTGAGCCAGGCTGCTGCTGGGGCTCTGAGGAACCTGGTGTTCAAGCACCAGGACAACAAGCTGGAGGTTCAGCACTGTGGCGGTATAGCAAAAGCCCTGCAGCTACTAAAGGAGACAGACTCTACTGAGACCCAGAAACAAATCACTG GCCTGCTATGGAACCTGTCCTCCGCCGATGAGCTGAAGGGGGAGCTTATAGCTACAGCACTGCCCGCCCTGACTGAGAATGTGGTGGTGCCATTCACCTGCTGGTCAGACAGCAGCGCCAACAACAACATACACCCTGATGTCTTCTACAGCGCCACAGGGTGTCTGCG GAACCTGAGCTGCACCCAACAGAAGGAGAGGCAGGCGATGAGAGAGTGCCGCGGCCTCATCGACTCCCTCATGAGTTACATCCAGTCCTGTGTGGCAGAGGAAAACCCTGATGACAAA TCTGTGGAGAACTGCACATGCATCCTCCACAACTTGACCTACCAGCTGGAGACCGAGTACCCTCAGTGCTTCAGCATGTTCCAACCAAAGACGGACAGTCAGAATGGGAATAAGAAAAGCCccacaattggatgtttcagCCCCAAGAGCAACAAGGCTCAAAAGCAG TTTTCATTTGACAGGGCTCAGGGAATACTAGAGAACAGTGTCCCATCTGGTGTGAATTGGTTGTGCCACCCCACAGCTATGCAGACCTACCTGTCTCTGCTGGGCTCATCCCAGAAAGATGCCACCCTGGAAGCCTCCTGTGGTGCCCTGCAGAACCTCACTGCCAGCAAGGGCCCG GCGTCTAGTGTCATGAGCCAGATTCTGGTTCAAAAGTTGGGGGCTCTGGTGCACATGACCCCTCTTTTAAAGTCTCCTAACCGCAGCCTGCAGAAGACTGCCATGTCCCTGCTGGGTAACATGTCTCGGAACAGCAGCTTGCAGACCTCCATGG CAAAGCAGATGTTGCCCGAGCTCACCAGCCTCCTCTCTAACCCCcgtgagatgggaaactctgacGAGACTATAGCAACAGCTTGCAGCACAGTGCGGTCTCTGATGTTGGCCGACACTGAGATCAGTAAGAAGGTCCTTAAGGGCGAACTGGTATCATCACTGGCGGACCTGAGCGAGAATGG GTCTTTCCCCAAAGGCAGCAAAGCAGCTTCCCTGCTGCTCTACAGCTTATGGAATGACAAGAATTTGCAAGGTGTTGTGAAAAAG CTGGGGATCAGCAAATCACTTTTCATCAACGACAACACCACAGCAGCGCACAGGTCAGTGCAAGTTATCGAGTGA
- the phlda3 gene encoding pleckstrin homology-like domain family A member 3 has translation MSLPAKVMRDGLLEKRSSGLLQLWKKKRCVLTEEGLRLHNCKGGGGDAPSPAWSSKAKELRFERMATVDCVEYKRGLVYFTVVMATGKEIDFRCPQDGTAWNAEIALALVRFKNLQAVQTGRKRHLSSSHLGSTGEDEEL, from the coding sequence ATGTCTCTGCCGGCCAAAGTGATGAGAGATGGGCTGCTGGAGAAGCGCAGCAGTGGGCTCCTCCAGCTGTGGAAGAAGAAGCGCTGCGTGCTTACAGAGGAAGGGCTGCGCTTGCACAACTGCAAAGGCGGCGGCGGGGATGCTCCGAGCCCGGCGTGGAGCTCCAAAGCCAAGGAGCTCCGCTTTGAGCGCATGGCCACGGTGGACTGCGTGGAGTACAAGCGAGGGCTGGTGTACTTCACCGTGGTCATGGCTACGGGGAAGGAGATTGACTTTCGGTGTCCGCAGGACGGCACGGCGTGGAACGCGGAGATCGCTTTGGCACTGGTGCGCTTTAAGAACCTGCAGGCCGTGCAGACGGGGCGGAAGAGGCACCTGTCCAGTTCACACCTGGGCAGCActggggaggatgaggagctctGA